A window of Chanodichthys erythropterus isolate Z2021 chromosome 16, ASM2448905v1, whole genome shotgun sequence genomic DNA:
TCATGCGTTGCTATTAAGGTTGTTAGTGCTAAAAAcactaaataaaacaacagCTTGAAGCGGTTGCCGTTCATTTTCAGTTCCTCAACACTTACTGTCTGATCTCCTATGAGTTCAGCCGTCATGGCAAGTGACATCACCAGGATGGTACCAGACCCCACCCCTAGCAGGACCGCTGCCCCATACACCTTTTCTCCCATGTGTGTGTCCACCAGCACCCAATAGGAAAACACCAGAATCAGCAACAGTCCCAAAAAATAAGTCATCTATCAATAAGGAACAAGAAAACTTTAGTGTACACAAAAACCTTCTATCATATTGTATCAACTTCCAATAGTGTACATGAAATTGTCTAGTGAATTGTTTTTCCATTCATTAATTTTCAGATGATTTGAATGGCCGAGAACAATCTAGATTTCCAAGGAGCCCTTAAGATGAATCTCATTTAAACAAGCTTTAAATAAGCTCCACAAAAACAACTAAACCAAGATACTTCTTATTTTGATTCACCCcttctttttttagtttaatcTACATATGACACTCCATCTATGAATTTAAATCTGTAATTGACACACCTCCAACTCGTAAAGTCTGGGCTCAAATAAAAATCAACGTTTCTTCACTGGTAACTATGACTTTATGGTGGTAATCATGTGTGCTTAACTCATAAATATGATCACACGTATATGACACAGCAATACTGACTGGTATTGTTAGTCACTTCCGAAAATGAGAAGAGTTATGATGAATTATATTTCAATCAAAAGACAGAAATGCAAACTCACACATTTGCCTATTAGTTTGCTGAGAGGTTTCATGATAAATGAGGAAGCAAAGCCACTCAGGAACATCACCAGGGGAATGGTGGCTATGTACTTCTGCAAGACAAAAGGGTAAACATAGATCACTGTCTGTTTTCTTTAATGCTTTTGTTGCTGGGTGTAAAGTGAAGTCTTACTATAGTTGTTTTACCTTTGGCAGCAGTAGTGTGTAGGTGAGATACATGGAAATGTATGTTTGTGACAGGTTCACTATCAGTCTGGTGGACATATAAAGCACAGCCACCTGAATAGAGCAGGGTTTAGAGAAGATATTACATTACTCaagtcaaagtccctttaagacaagtcatttcactcggcggacatctttgaaacgcctctcgggcatcctgggcatcatgcaatctctttgaatggggaaacatcaaattctccaaaactgttcgccaaccttatgattaaatttcatatttgaaatcactaatgaaatctaacaacaaccggctcataaatttagtttctaaacgctcgaatcatgaccaaaaaaaaaaaattttcaggctggatcaagctgatgcgcatgcgcagacctaaatgcacgTCTCTTTGGAGGGGCGcctctgactgtttctatagaaaccggtgattctaaccaTAGACATGTCTATGATTCTAACGACCGCTGAAGTGAcacaatgactttaccagtcggcgattggctcttatttagaaggcgggacttattccgcgcattacactttctcccattcaaaacgaTACGAGTGACaagtcttgtgttattctatagtctttgctcaAGTCAGTTATAACAGACAGTTACTAAATACAGTTTCCTTAACATTTTCACACCACTGTGATTAAGTGATAACACTGTGTTTCAACCCACTAATTAGATGCACTAAATTACATGCCACTGAAAAGTAACGTGGGTATTGGCTTCTAACCTGGTAGAATGATGGCTGTCTCAGCCAATGCTTCCACTGAAGTGGATTAGTGGGAGGGGCCACAGTGGAGTTGTGAAGAAGTGGCTGGCGTTCCCCAGGACTAGAGCCATCCTCCTCCTGACTGGGACGTGCCTTCTCCCGTGTGCCCAAGTGAAACAGCAGCGAGAACAGAGCTCCAATGCCCACCACTATAAGACTTAGATTctgaatgtaaaaaaatattaccaCATGAGGCTTGTCATAGCTGTTTCGTCCAGGCCTACATTATATAACTTGCTATGTAAATGTCAACAGAAGCAAAGGCTGAAAAGACTTCAGCTGAAAATCATAAACCActgattacatttatttaacaactttttacTACTCATTTAGAGAAACATCTGAGGGAAATTTGTtgggtcattaacttttaatgaaatttcctgtagctcaaacagtagagcatggTGAAGCAAATGCAGTGTTATGGGTATTCACATGGAAGCAAGAACTGATAAAAAGGTGAAtacaatgtaattttttttttttttttgcatattgcataaatgtaaattgatTCTCTTTCTGGTCTTGATTCTTGGTCTTATTGTACACATATGAACACTACcttcaaaaatgttttgtaatgcagaattaaagggttagttcacccaaaaaatacaattctgtcattaattactcaccctcatgtcattccaaaaccgtaagacttttgttcatcttcagaacacaaatgaagatctttttgatgaaatctgacagctttctgtccctccataaacagctatgcaactaccactttgacgcttcgaGTTgaaaagagatcgtaaaactaaatatatactgagcggtttagtccaaattttctgaagagacacgatcgctttatatgattaaGCTTCTGTTTGTGTacgctgatcaatgtttttatgtgaataaatctgttcatcatataaagcgatcgagtctcttcagaaaatttggactaaactcaattcatatggattagtttaacgatctctttatgaactttttaaagctTAAAAATGTCAGTTGCCTAGCTGTCTATGGATGGACAGAAAGCCTTCAGATTTCATCCAAAAGATCTTCACTTGTGTTCCGTAGATGAAcaaaaagtcttacaggtttgatacaggcgagtaattaataacagaattttgatttctgagtgaaccaaccctttaaatgACCAAGAGTTCACCTCAGCACAACAAAAGTTCAGCACTCACTCTGAAAACGGGAATGTCAACAGGACCAAGATTGTCTGAAATGGCAGGATCATCTCCTTCCTGAGTCTGAAAATGAAACAGCAGCCAGGCCACTGCATACACTGTGATGTTGGCTATCACTGTAAAGGCATACCTGAGGGATACaaccaaaatacaataaaatgccAAGACATCATACCGGTCACTATAAGGCAAAGTCCTCGAAACAAGCATCACAAGAATGGTTGATCATTACATGCACAGAGCTGTATGAGTTTACCTGTACGCAGTGAGCTCTACTTTCTCATGCTCGCAAGACACCAGCTCGGGAATGAGGGAGAGATGGGAAATCTGAGTGGCTGCCCATCCAAACTGGAAGATGAcgatgaaaggggtgaagtagGTGAGACTGACCCATTGTGGAGTGTTCAGATTACAGCCCAGGCACTGATTAAATATAAAGGGGAATGATAGGAGGACGCTGAAGGTCCCTAGGTGGGGTAAAAGACAGTAGATGAGAACTATAATATGCATGGAATAAAccttaaagagacagttcacccaaaaataattaTCATCATTTACTGAGGAAAAAGTAATGTTGATTCATAACATCTGTTTTTGAAAGTCATACAGCTCTGGAACAACATAAAAGTGATGACAGTGTAAATTTGCCTGAATTTTTCCTTTGCCACCATAAAACAGAAGTTGCGAAAGGctttttcttccctattgtgacacaTCTAAGTGAAACGACTCAactaaaaagaaaatatgtagGGAAGGACTTCGTTTTCTTAATTGgtaattgattggatggtttgctattgctgtgatctcacgCGAGTGACAGGTTGTACCGCCCTTacgccagtaaacacgtcatcagagaagagatgtcgaataataatgataataataataataataacctgcacggataaatcatttacaataaatCCTCCAAtattccattttaaaaataggaattgtccattttgatttcatggtgactttataGGTTCCACGTCACTTACCGACTAAATGCCATGTTTTTCTTTTCCCATATGATCCACAGCCGGGTGTCTTATCAGACTCATAACCGATTAGCGGTGTACACACTCCATCCGCTATCTGCCCCACCAACAGCAACACACCCGCATATGTGTTCTGAAAGCCCAGCACTGAGTGATAAAACACCAGCAGGTATGTAAACCACATCGAGGCGCACAGGTCGTTGAGAAAATGCCCCACTGAGTAACTCAGACGCCTGAAAGCGGGTAAAGAGGCTTCTGAGGAGTCCGGCATGATTAACGCTACACAGTCAATCCCCAGTCAGCTAAAAATGCGTGTTTCCGTTTATCCACCTCAGCATGCTGTCCTCTCCAGCGCCGGCTTCCTCACTGCAGAGAATGAGTCTAGTGTGTGAAGGTCGTGCTTTCGGTCCATAACTGTTGTAACAGCAATTCCTCTGGATTTGGTCAGCTGACTTCGCAAATAAGTCACGATGGACGAGGCGCGAAATAAAACTTATTCACTCTCTTTCATCGATTGAGACttataattttaaaagtaattttggTAAAGATTATATGCAGCATGGTTAATGTTGAATTTGTCTAGTACTGCAAAAGAGCTAGTATAGCGTAACGTCTTGTTATTTTCGTTTCCTGTTGTTATCACGTGTTTGTTAAGCCACGCCCTCTCTCATTCGTCTGACGTTTGCTTTTTAAAAGCGAATCTAGTCAAAGTcctattaagattttttttttataaagtctTTGGTCtagtgttgtttttttccataaATATGAGCAATCGCGGGTTTAAGCTTATGTCTACAGTAatacaatattatttttatgtatttggaTTTGCTAGTGCTTGAGCAAGTTGTCAAATATCACCCCCTGCTGTTCGTGCAGCACTTTACATATTTTCCTCTCGTTTTTCTCCTTTCCTCGTTTCTGTGCGCACAAGATAGATTTAGTCATTGTTTTGTAACtcttaaaatgacatttaaaacaatGACATTTTCTTTGTAACAATATTGCTTAGGCTTGTGTAATCTTTGTGCAGGTGTGCGTTCACGCCGTCACTACTAGATTTCAACTTGTAAAATGTGTTCACGTGCTCGTAATTACAACTTGTAAGATGGGAATTTTCTAAGAGATcctacttgtaccacctgacctcTGCAGATTATTTTAGGAGTTGCTGCATAATTCCCAGGCTGAGGTAGGATATCATCAAGTTGAACATCACGTGTTGTCATCTTGAAATTACGGTAATTACGACATGATTTGAATGCAGCAAAAAATATACAACCGTAAATCAGATAAATCAAGCAATTCTCCTGGAAATTCTCCTCAAACTCGCTCccttattaaaggtgctaaagaggatctttttatcgactgagaatccaaagactgttagtgagttttttaaatgagcgcatgcgaaAGAAcaaccccctccttcacagctcatttcaaaggaacgcctcccaaaactcgtgcacgagtattggaacacgagtgtttaccaccggcattcgctgtgtcgttttagtggattcattatgtcggactcaccgcaggtaactcataatctgcagttgttactccagtctcctgacaaaaacattgtatgcggcgcctgtggagtgcggaaagttactggagcgcgcagtcgcgctcgtctctcacaaggaacgtctcAGCAGTGATTgtcaagccagagggccaatcatcgcgtaaacgattggctgatggttttaaggccctacctcgtgcacagatgatgtatattaatattattcctttcagtgcacctaataaatagtcttttatcagttagtaaagacagtttcaagtaatcttgcaaaaatgtataaaacaaaacatcctctttagcacctttaagggttATTTTTATGTTCAGGGAGATCTGAAAA
This region includes:
- the mfsd12a gene encoding major facilitator superfamily domain-containing protein 12a isoform X1; protein product: MPDSSEASLPAFRRLSYSVGHFLNDLCASMWFTYLLVFYHSVLGFQNTYAGVLLLVGQIADGVCTPLIGYESDKTPGCGSYGKRKTWHLVGTFSVLLSFPFIFNQCLGCNLNTPQWVSLTYFTPFIVIFQFGWAATQISHLSLIPELVSCEHEKVELTAYRYAFTVIANITVYAVAWLLFHFQTQEGDDPAISDNLGPVDIPVFRNLSLIVVGIGALFSLLFHLGTREKARPSQEEDGSSPGERQPLLHNSTVAPPTNPLQWKHWLRQPSFYQVAVLYMSTRLIVNLSQTYISMYLTYTLLLPKKYIATIPLVMFLSGFASSFIMKPLSKLIGKCMTYFLGLLLILVFSYWVLVDTHMGEKVYGAAVLLGVGSGTILVMSLAMTAELIGDQTQSGAFVYGAMSFTDKVANGLGVMIIQALHPCRTMVCCPACIWYYHYVMVIVTGGVAVLAALSLCMILIWPIKIVRLSKRGHNSSINSKDFKDLPEVTGLMGSDREDSESSEQPSVD
- the mfsd12a gene encoding major facilitator superfamily domain-containing protein 12a isoform X2, which codes for MPDSSEASLPAFRRLSYSVGHFLNDLCASMWFTYLLVFYHSVLGFQNTYAGVLLLVGQIADGVCTPLIGYESDKTPGCGSYGKRKTWHLVGTFSVLLSFPFIFNQCLGCNLNTPQWVSLTYFTPFIVIFQFGWAATQISHLSLIPELVSCEHEKVELTAYRYAFTVIANITVYAVAWLLFHFQTQEGDDPAISDNLGPVDIPVFRNLSLIVVGIGALFSLLFHLGTREKARPSQEEDGSSPGERQPLLHNSTVAPPTNPLQWKHWLRQPSFYQVAVLYMSTRLIVNLSQTYISMYLTYTLLLPKKYIATIPLVMFLSGFASSFIMKPLSKLIGKCMTYFLGLLLILVFSYWVLVDTHMGEKVYGAAVLLGVGSGTILVMSLAMTAELIGDQTQSGAFVYGAMSFTDKVANGLGVMIIQALHPCRTMVCCPACIWYYHYVMVIVTGGVAVLAALSLCMILIWPIKIVRYLPEVTGLMGSDREDSESSEQPSVD